The Vitis vinifera cultivar Pinot Noir 40024 chromosome 7, ASM3070453v1 genomic interval ACCATTGTTGTTGAACTTCCTGCCTTGGGAATGTCGGTTATTAAAAACCCTTTTCCCATTATTACTTTGTCCATTTCCATTTTGTCCATTGCCATATCGGGATTGAAAGTTGCCAAAACTTGTGCGAGTACTATTCACAGTGACATTTGAACCTCCACGTGACTCTTCTCTTTTCAAGAAGGTTTCATGTTCTACCAGCTTGTCATGAAGTTCTTCAAATGAAATAGGAGTTTCTCGGGCTCTTATTGCAGCAGAAATCTCTTTGAAGCCGCTTCCAAGGCCATTAAGAGCAAAAATAGTCAGATCATCATCACTTAAATGAGTGTCAATGAGAGCTAGCTCATCAGCAATTCCTTTAATGGTTTGAAGATACTCTGCAACAGAACGAGTATTGCAAGTGATGTTGGTAAGTTTCTCCTTGAGATTCATTACTCGTGATCTGGACTTGTTAGCATAAAGCTTGTGAAGCTTTACCCAAGCATCACGAGAAGAAGTAGCAGCAGCAATCAAAGGCACAACTCCTTCTGAAAGAGATGCAAGGATTGCGTGAAGGGGCAATTTATCTTGCCTAGTCCAAATAACAAAATCTGGATTTGAAACAGTTGTTCCATCTTCAGCAATAATTTCCTTGGATGGGCATGTTTTATTCCCATCAAGAAATCCCATGAGATCATAACCATATAGGAGGGCGTCAAATTGTGCTTTCCAAGAGGGAAAGTTGTTGTTGTTCAATTTGATGGGTAGTTGGGCAGTAGCATTAATGGAGATAATTCCATCAAAGCAAGACGTGGAAGAGATGAGTGATACATTGGTTCTGCTGGTTGTGTTTAGGGCCATGGTGCAGGATATTTTCAAAGAGAGGTTTggatcaaggaaaaaaaaaaactcgttGGAGTCTTtactgctctgataccatgacagATCTGAAGAATAATTGCTGAATTTATCTTCTGATGATTAAACATATTGAATGGGGTTTATATAGATCATAAACATCCCAATCAGTTACAGTAAATATCCCACAAAACGTGGGCAAGTCAAATACAATTTGTTACAACAAAAAACTAACAGCAAAGGAATAGCTCCTATGAGTGAGCTTCAATACTAATTTAAGTTCTATAATCCAACAAAATCATCGCCTACTCAATCATGTTTGACTAACCATGCTTATGCAAATGCATTAAAGGAGCCAGAACTCGATAAGAAAAAAAGtcataattctcttattttgactctctcttcctctttctttctGCTTATTCTTATTGAGCTTTCTATTCATTTTTCCACCCAATCCTATTTTTAGTTGCTCCAATAACTTGCCTATTAGTTAAAagcaatcaataaaaaaataaatccttgCATCAGTTTGCTATTTGAGTTACTATCATCATCCTTTTCCACTTCTTGTCAAATTTATCagatttttttaaactttgtttaatctttgaaattttctctcctcaaattttcaaaagcgTCCGATTTGTCCAAAATCCCATCTAGAGTTCCCGGATGCGCATCAAGAagcaagaaaaagaagatagaCATCATACCTCCAGGTCAACTTGGCCACGGGGGCTTCAATGATCACattagaaatgatgaagatatgAATAGAGAAATTCCTTTATTGAGTGCTCTTGGGCTTTTATAGAGGGAGAGAGTTGAAGAATACGAACAAGAGCATGGTGTTTAGACTTTAGACGGAGAAGCGGTGGAATTGGGCATGGTGTAGTTGTTTACTTTTCTTTAAGGCAAGACATTTAATGAGAACTAAATGTTATTTAATGCAACCCATGCATCTAGTCCAAGGATTCAACCAAAGTTTCTGGTTCAATTAGACCACTCTTAAATTTGAGAATCAATTACTCAAATTATGGTAGTTGAATGtcataaaagtttaatttatttttataatatatcaattGATTCAAAAGAGATGATTAAACTtagattaataattaatatcagAGTTGGGGTCATAAGTTGAGCCATAAGAGTGTTATGTTAGGAGAGAGATTATCGGGGTGCATTAACACCTAGGGGTGGGTCACCTAAATTGTGGTAGTTCGTAAAAGATTTAACCTACCCTTATAACCTTATTAGACACTAATCGGCTTTTAGGTAAGACAATAAAAGCTTAAAAATGCAATACAATAATATACAATCAACAACATCTACATAAACTAAGGTGATGGCAACACTAGTCTAACATCACCGAAAAGAATTTTAGGTTTTAGGTCTTTGCTTTGTAAGTATTTTAATTGTAAGGGAATATAAtataagggtttgtttggttgatgttttcaagaactgttttttgttcttaaaaacaaaaaacactaaaaatatgtttgggaaaaaggggggggggggtgtttttgttttttgtgtttcttatgttctcaaaaaccattttttgaagaacaataaaaatatgtttttattgttttttcattgTTCAGCAAACAGATTGTTCTACATGTTTTTTCACTGTTCGAAAAActctttatttaagaaaattataattaatgtaaaattttcaaaatggaataatttttttaatttaaatgaattgtgcatataaaaattacttatatatttataatatcaagttaatcaaagaaaacactttattaattgaaaaaaaaacaacttttaaacatgttttttattttacttgttctaaaaaacttttttattaactcaaccaaatatgttctttttgttttttagaacaaaaactgtttccagAATTCAGTTCTAAagtacattttttatttttattttgaaaacaccaaaaattgttttcaagaacaattttaaaaaacagcaAACAAACAAGCCCTAAAGCTCTTTCAACCTGGTTTCGGAGATGGTGTACCTGGCAAGTTCATGGCTGGTGCATTCTAAGCCCAATGTTGTGACCCATCAAAAACCACCTTCGACCTCGCGGGCCAAACCAAGGCCTGGAAACAAAGTAGCATGTGGACGCTTCTCGTTTTGAAACTTGACCATCCGCAGCATGCAAGGCTCCTTCTTTTCTGGCGGATTACCAAGTAAACCAACGCCCGGAAAATTAGAGAGGACTCTCCATTTAAACATTTCCAAATACAAATCCTTAATGTCCATTCTTGAGCTTAATTCAATTGATCATTAGAGTGATATAATCAACATGAATGCAACGACCAGGAAGGTACGTATCATCCAATTTCTCTTTCTGTTGTTGTTGAAGGTGGTCTGTTGGATCATGGTAGCTTTCACCTTCTCAATcaaatttcatgaattttatCATCAGGTGACTCAAACTACCAATGAACAAGGTGATCTGGAGACAAGGGTGGATACAGTTGAGTGCAGGTCATCCCCTGGACAAGTTCAAGAAACAAGGCGTGCGGAGGTGGTTCACCAGCCCCATCCCGGTTCCGCCACCACCGGCGGAGTACTGGTTgatgctgctgctgctgttgcAAACACCCTTCAGTCTGCTAAGGATGCTGTTTCCCAAAAATAACTGCACAACACCTTCATTATTACCATATGATTTCGCCATCCCTTTTTGTGGAGTAGTTTGTTAATTCTATCTACTTTTGTATTGCTACCATTGATTGAATGGTTTTGTTGGTGATGCCCATTTTAATCTGTTCATGTTCCAGTGACATTTTATAATCAAGTATACTCACTTTGTTTGTTTTGAGAGTAATTGCAAATTCTATAACTTTATGTTTGAATTAGGGGTTTTGAGAGTATACTTACTGCTTCAAATTCATGTGCCATTGAAATGGTTGCCACCGAAagaatattaaggaaaaaaaaaatgctagttCCCTCTATTCTTTTCTCCCTCAAACCTTATCCGAATCCCATTCTATTCCCCCCTTTTGGACCACACCTAGCTTGATTGATAAACTTCTAAGCAGGCACATAGTCTCTTGTTGCAGGCCTCTGAAGATTGAACAAGTTTTTTCCTCTTCAAAACAGCATGTTGGTGAACTAGacctttttcataaatttaagattgtggttttttcttctccttttcttcaGTAAAGTTTCAGATTTTGAGGAgacttattatattttttggcaatgtttttttttgtcttgatcCTGATCTTCCCCTCAATTTTGTGGTAAGAGCAGAGGAAGATATGGGTTTGGTGATATCTAGGCTTCTGAAGATGCTCTTTGCAAAGAGAGAAATGAGGATTCTGATGGTGGGTCTGGATGCAGCAGGGAAAACAACCATCTTGTACAAGCTAAAACTTGGGGAGATTGTTACTACTATTCCAACCATTGGTACTTGCTCTATTTAATATCCCTTGCCTCTGCTTTCTCCATGCCCTAGCCTCTGATCATGAGCATGGTTTTATAAGCCTTTGATTAATTTGCTTTGGTcttcattaattttctttctcttccttgAAATAAATTGGATCATGTAAATTGATATAATTGATTTGGATGGGGATTCATAATTCCCAGTAATAGCTTCTATTCTTTGTGATCATTTTGAATACTCTCTTAATTGGCTAGGTTTCAATGTGGAAACTGTTGAATACAAAAATGTTAGCTTCACTGTGTGGGATGTAGGAGGACAACACAAGGTACTTTGCTTGATCCTTTTGGATTAAAGCTTTGAAGATGCATGCTTGATGTTTACCAATATTTGTCACTTATTGGATACAATAATTGGTGGTATGTTCAAGAATGCCGGTATCGATCTTGTTGTTACAGTTTATGGCTATGGAGGGCTAATTTTATTCTGATACATTGCTGTAGATTCGGCCTTTATGGAGACACTACTTTCAGAACACTCAGGGTCTTATATTTGTAGTTGATAGTAACGACAGAGAAAGAATCTTAGAAGCAAAAGACGAGCTTCATCGGATGCTGAGTGAGGTCAGTTTTGTGTTCTTCAATTTCACAGGGATAGATGGACTGAATATATCTATCCATAAACTGAATATAGCTCTCTATCTCTTTATGTCAAAAGGACTAAATCATTAGGCACACTAAAAATTGTCTGCCAAAAaaccaaagtaaaaaaacaccttgcctttcttcttttcttgttgCAGGATGAACTACGTGATGCAACACTGCTTGTGTTTGCTAATAAGCAAGATCTCCCAAATGCCATGAGCGTTTCTGAAATCACTGACAAAATGGGCCTGCATTCGCTGCGTCAGCGCCGCTGGTAAATCGTTTTTCTTTCAATTAATTCACTCTCTAGTCTGCATTTCAAATAGAGGGGCATTATATACTTGTAACAATTTGACAAACTTGAGTTGCTGGGCTCAAGCTCCATACAAAACTACCCACAAAGAAATACAACTTTTCCTGCTTGATATTGAAGCTAATCAACAGACATGGTATGCGATGCTTTAAGGAATCATCACAGAGAATTTTCagttttggtttaattttaataatcatttGCTTGTTCTGATTAGCAAAACTTGGGAATTGGGTGGTGCAGGTACATCCAGAGCACTTGTGCCACATCCGGGCAAGGACTCTATGAAGGTCTTGATTGGCTATCCAGCAACATTTCTAGCAAGGCAAGATAAGCAAGGCTCTTCTGaggttttttcttcttatatgtATATAACTTCTCATTGCTATGTTCCTGTTGGGGAAATATTCAATAACCTTATGTAGAATGTTTGTTTTTGCTTACAGGCATAACTCAAACTGCCACCAGAACTCTGGGCTCCTTCTCCCAGATCCCTTTTACTCAAAAGGTTACCTACTGAAAAAAAGAGACATGGATATCTACTATGAGTGCTTGTAACCATACTTTATGTGCCCATGTGATTAACATTATACAAGTTTAGGGCTTATAGCCCCTGATTCTACATCATCAGACAGAATGATGATCATGATTCTAAAGCAGCTGTTATAAGTTATAACATTACTAACAAAGTAATGATCTTCAATAATGTGAGTTGTACTCTTGATTTGTTTTCGTTCGTTGTTAAAGCTCTTTGTTTGTCGCCCTTTAATAAGTTATAACATTACTAACAAAGTAATGATCTTCAATAATGTGAGTTGTACTCTGATTTGTTTACGTGTTTCGTTGTTAATGCTCTTTGTTTGTTTGCCCTTTAATGTTTCTGTTTTCTCCCTTGGAATAATGTGAGTTGAACTCTGATTTGTTTTCGTGTTTCGTTATTAAAGCTCTTTGTTTGTTGCCCTTAAATGTTTCTGTTTTCTCCCTCGGCTGCAACAAAATGGAAGGGGCCATATAAACTAAGTGCATCAAATCCATTTTGTGCATTTGGGTGTACAGTGTGGACACTTCCTTCACAAGGGTTCATCTCAAATTCTCAATAAAAGGGCTTGACGCCAAACTTCAACCATAGACCTGTGATCAAGACCCAAAGACAAAGCACTGTTGTCTGGACTGCTTTAGTGCCCCTTATTGAGAACACTGCATTTCTATGAGGCCATTCCTGAAAATTAGAAAATCTGAATGACTCCATTGCAAGATTTCACCAGTAGCTCTTGGGCCATCCTAGAAGGCTCAAACCACCCCTCCCTTCTTGGCTTGGTAGTTTGTATAGGAATTGGGAAAAGAATTCTAAGGCTGCATTTTGTTTAGGGAATTGGATTTGGGGCCCTTAATTCTAACAAATTTGCAATTGGAAAATTCTTGCTGCTTTTGGGATTTCTTCCCCATCAAACCCTTCTTTTGGATTTGCTACTGTGGGTTTCCTTTCTTGTCCTTTGATCAAAATGGAATCCAATTTAGGCCAGTGTATGCTGCCAAGAGCTGCTCAAATTTACTAGGACAAGAGAACCCAGAATTGCTGGCGAAATTGTATCACTATTTTGTAGGACAAAagtgaagtaaaaaaaaaattcaaagaaatttttcaaaagaatgaACAGAAATTTCACTatgaaaaattcaataattttagtaattttatagtaaacaaattttaaaattttcaacaatttaataatttaattaataaattacaaGGTTTTTTTTGGATGACTAAATGTAAATTAATTGAGAATGATAGAGCTtctaatttaagaattatttataatatgttaaatataagtatatagtaaattattaaattaaatatcaaattttttaaaaattgaaatgtgGAAATCTAGTTAGAAACAAacctacaattttttttaaaaattatttaatgaagTCATAAACGAAAAATTACCAACAAAATTGgttgaatttcttttgaaaaaaaaaaagaaaaagagagagttgcataataataataataataataagctataataaaaaagaaaaaatatatatataagtttgaatgtcattcatatttttattaaaaaagaaattataaaatgaatttattaaatcTTTAAATGTATCCTAACCCTAGAGTTGAAGGTGGAGGAGACATAACTAGGAACATTTAATGTGACAAAGTTAGGAAGTAGGAAATTAACGTTGAATGGAATGAGGGTGTAGGAGACTATTTAGTGTTACATCCTAGTCTTACATTTACTATTGATAACGTATGTTGTATATTAGGTTTTGCATTAAGTATGAGAAGACTATTAAGAGACAACTCTAAACCATTTTTAAGAGGGATTAGAGATACTTAATTCAATGTAATTAAGCAGGTGTGGGgcatatcaaaatattttcatatgaattgTATTAGTTCTTGTGAGATTCggtataatattcaattttcctttATGTGTTCCACAAGAGTACACTTCATTAGTTAAAATGAACTTAAACAATAAAGAGATAGATGAGAGAGTGGCACATTTATCATCCTATTCTCTATAGGTGAATGAGAGATGATAGATATCATTATCCAACGAGTCAACTAGAGTGACCAAACTCATCAAATAAATAGCCCTTTTATAAGAGGATTATCATATGGATCCCCTATGATGAGAGGACTATCAAATGAGTGCATCACCATGATTAGATAGTTATTTGATGGAGGACTTTATTCAATTGATGTTATAAATAGGTTGTTTCCTTCCCCTCCTTGGAGCATGAGGAAAAATGTAGCCtcatttttcaagtattgtCTCCCTCTCTTTCTTACAACTTGTATGAGGTTTTTAAGTTATAGTTACATGGGATTAACTCTCATAACCTTTCACTAATACAACCTAATTGTTTGGATCATAATCTTTCATAAACACGACAAAATTGTCTAGAGAATCAAATGATTAGTGAAAAGTGTTATGATGTTGTGCTTTTttgtctctctttctttctagcTCTCACACGCCCACGCGCACGCACACACATATTTAGGGTTTCTTAATCCATTTTTCTTGGGATaattcaaatatgatattatttgggaaaaaaaaaaaaaaaaggactatGAATTAACTTAAAACAAGGGGAAAACAACATGGTATGTTTTGTAATTTACCtaaagaatttttcaaaatttttccaaGATTTCCTATAGCATCATTTAACCATTCTATGGTGTATTagctattaaatttttttttatcctatggTCAAATTACATCTTGCTAGTCCAAATCTATAATATCTTGTAAATTTACGTCTAATGTTAACTTAAATTCTCGAGGGCTTTTGAATTAGTATTAGAATGTGGATAGCTCTTCGTTAGATAATATATCAAGGCACTCCCTTTCTTGTCTTTGCTAGATTCGAGTTTTCTTTCCACATCTTTTGTAGAAGATTGCAATGCTTAACATTGGGGctataaatgatgaaaaattctAAGGTACAGAATCGTCAAAGTGCGAAAGAATATCATTAAAATACAATGGAATGGGATAAAGGTACAAGATAACAAGACTCATATGTGACATAAATGAATGAGACTCGTATACAAAGCAATGAGATCCGAATTGCACACATGATACCAATGGATTTGTGGTCCATTTTCAATAGAAATCAAAAGGAAAATGCAATTTGGTAATGTAACTGCGACCATAAACGATAGACTTCACATAGATACTTCTCATCACATGTGAGAAGAGTACTCTTGTAGACCTGCAGTTTTTGGAGCTTTTCACATGGATTTACTATTTAGCAAGGACACATATATTTGCCTTCACCTGCATGCTTTGTAAACAACGACAGTACTCCTTTGTGTTAATACATGTTTCGTATTTCAGTTATTTAATTGTCAGTGTCGGACACCTTGTCTATGTGCTGGATGCCAACACCCATGTGAGGTTTCATCTTGTCAATGGTCAGTGGTAGGAGGGAGCATTGCTTCCAATTTATGGACTTTCTGGTCGGAACGTCACAGGCTGAAGGCAGGAAGTCTAAATGCCATCAATCTGTGCTTTGGCAGTAGGTGAGATTATTGTTGGGCAATAACGTATGACTTCTGGCTGCGGACCACCTTGTTGGATAATTGATAAATCACTTAAACTAGTGAAGAAATGCTTTAGACTCGCAACTCTTTGAAGTTTTGGTAGCTTTCCATTTGAGTGGGTTTCTCCATTGCATTAATAAGGCCTTAAAATTAGGGGTCGCAATGCTCTTGGCGTGTCGTGTTAATGTTGCATCAAAGCTTAGACATTCTACCATATAGATCAATCCAAACTTCAAGGTGAATAATAATCAAGTTTAAAACATAAATCCAAAGATTAAACAAGTAACACTTCATGTAAtttatttaactcatttaatactttaattctatttaataattagaatgAGTTGGATTTTGTATTagtttatataattaatgtttCAATCACATATGTTCATGATTTAATAGTTGTTGGATTATGAAGTCAGAGTCAGTTTTATTGCGCTTCACTCAAGATGTTGAAGGTTGAGTTGTCATGTCAACTCATGGGGATTGAAGGAAGCAACCCCActagagattttttattttttttttatttttttttatgattaacaAGTTTGTccctattatatatattttaacccttttattttagggttttgttttttctagAAAGGGCAATTGCAATTAAGAGGTGTTTATCGAGAGTTTCACTCTTCTTGTTCCTTTTGATTAGTGGATTGTTGAATGTTAATGCTCTCTGTGAACGTAAGGATCACATTGATCAGCAAATCACATTAAAAATCTcgtgttcatttttttttttttttgtgttggtGTGTGATTTGGTTAACATCAATCAacttatctatttaaaaatgaattaaatagtttaaaatttaaaattataattagattaattagtataattattaaatatgtcaatttggaTCAAAagtacttatttattaaataaattatacaaatcaaTACGAATTCAGCCCTACTCAATTATAGtcaacccaaattaaaaaaacgTATTGAAGTTGTATGAacacaaattaaattttgttggtGGGCATTTTCCCATTGTATTTTACCTGATGAGATTGGTCAGCTATTCAGGACATATATGCTATCAAATATCAATCAATATCTTTACATCTGACCCAGTCTCACACATTAATGTGTACCAGGGCCTCTGAGTATGGAGTGTAATGAAGTGGGTATACCCAGAGTATCAAAACAGCTCACTTATTGCTTTTGGTTCAGACTTGCAACTTTTTTTTACTTAGACTGCAGTACATATGCAAGACTAGCACCAGTGGTCTGCATTTTTGCCCACTAATATCTATCTGCAAGTTTGGATTTTCCCCTTTTCAGATCCaagatcaaataaaaaacaagggaGTACTGAACTTTGACAATTCTTCCAAaatagtatgaaaaaaaaaaaacaaaaaaaaaaacaaaccaaaaaacaaTCTTCTCTAGCTGTTTTCAACTACCCTCTTTCCTCTGTTCTTTCACATGTAtactattttcttcatttgttttatCATATTCATCCATCTGTAACATGTTGGGTGCTCAGTTTTCTTCacaaaatatgaacaaagaagtCCTCCTAGGGAGACATTGTCTCTAATTATCATCCACCCCTTTTAGTCTATTACCCATTATTTAATGGGGCATGAAAAGACCATCCCCAAGAAAATGACATCATGTTGGAGCATTGACGTCCCCAAACAACATTGGTTTGCCTGTGCCTGCACCAGAGATTTGTTTAGCAGAGTGAaatcaaattttccttttcttacttGTTTGATTTACCTCTTAACAAGTGTGGGTTTCCATAAACCAAACACTCTCCTCAATAGAAGAACAGATTGGTCATGCATTTGAAAACTCCTTTCCACTCAATTTCTGAGATCGATAATAGCTGACTTGGAGATTGCTAGTGTGGTCTCAACAACCATGTGCAGTAGTAGATGAGAAAATTCTTGGAAGTGATTTCGTGGAGTATAATCATGTGATCCTCTTCCGATGAATGTAACCGAATGTCATGGAAAATGTTGGGTTGTTTTATTAGGGTTTTGACTCTTTTGAGCATACATCATTGCCAGTCAAGGGCATTCAATATTCAGTCAAATCTTTGTTAAAAGGGTACTCTTGACCCAGTGTATACCAATTCTAGACTATGTTCAGGTAACCCAGAAGCTAACGAGCAAAAGAAAGCTTTACAACCCTTAATATCTTTACCCCAACTCTTGATTGAGTTGAAATAACCTGTTCTCTCCTTCTTATAGACACCCTTTTATACACAAAGTTCTTGGAAATTGTCAAGAATGTCAATAGGTATAATTTTATGCTAAATGTTTAAGTATTCTAAATACTCAAGGTTTAGCCTATTCATAAACATTTCATCCAAGTTCCAGAGTCTTAACACTACCCTCTAGAGGATCACAAATGTTCCATGCCCATTATTGAAAGCTCTAATGAGGGTTTTGGACAGTGCCATTAGCAATTTCCTAAACACAGTTGGAACCTTACTCTAGAACCATCTATAAATCCTGGCAGAGGATTCATTTCTGTAATTCACACTTGCCTATAGGTGCCAGCAATGTCAAAAGACACTACACAACTGCTGGTGTGCCCTAACCAATAAGGTGCAATGTAGAACAGAAATGTCTTTGTCTGTTcttaggaaaaaacaaaaaccaaaatgaCCCTTCAATCTACACGCATGAATGCAGCCTTGTTTCATTTGACAATATCACACTATTTTTAACATGGAGAGACTTTACGAAAAATATATAGTAGATTTAAAAGCAAGTTGGATCATAAGATGCTCTTCATGCTGATGTTACAGAACTTCATGAGAAGACATCAAAagcaagtcccaatggggattTACCTGTAAAAACAATGCTTATAATTTCTGTGTATTCTATGTTCTTTAATGCAGCAGAGTCCCAAGATGACGACATTGAATAGGTTAAAACCAACATCACATGGAGTGATGTACCTCAGGCTCTGAGAGCCATGGTTCAGTAAGAGTGATGGTTTAGAGCTTTCATGGCTGCCTTGAGAAATCCATACAAATCTGAAAATGTTTATAGGTTCAACATTTTGTCATGAAGGAAAAATGGGGATTTTCATGCTCAGAATTTCGTGAAATGGTGATAGTCTTCACATTGTTTCAGACTACAAGCATTCTtgtcaaaaataattatcttttcACTGCAAGAGTGTCCATGCTTGGCAGCAATTCATTGGGCACCGGACAATGAGTCATTGAGTATTACTGGCTTCCTGAAAACAATCTGATTCAGTCAAGATCTGAGACTTATAGAGGAGAGAGTAATCATCATATCATTCAAGAATTATTTGGTGGGGCTAATGAATTGGCTGTCCGGCTGAAAATTTATTTAGTGGGGCTAACTTGCTTAACTCCTCCTCGATGAACAGTGTCTCACACAAATACAGACACACATGAATTATGACCACTACGACAGCATGCTGATCTATGGCAAATAGTACCAACCTTAAAGAAAAGCAGAAGCAGGTCAACAGAAACACAGGCATTCCCCACAAGATCAAAAGGCTCCCATCTCCCTCTACCCCATATTCAAAATCTCCACCACCCACCACTTTTTCTTCGTTTccctccccttttttttttccttttttagttAAATCTTTTCAGGGGTTCTGGGTGTTAAAAGAATCAAATGCATCCAGCAAACCACTTTTACTCCTCGCTTGTTCCTGTAATACAAATTTGTCTACAGTGATCACTTTCTAATACAGATTTGACATGAGACAAATGACAGAAGTTCTAATTGGACACCCAGAAATGGTCTCCAATTTTCACAGTGCATACACactaagagagagagagatcactTGCAGggtgaaattattttgtattggTTAGCAATATATCAAGGTGATCTTACTCACCTGGTTTACTGAATTATGCTTGCAAAATTgaggtaaacaaaataatttagctTATAACAATCTTTTATGAAGGTAATTTTCAGGTTAGCCCATCAAAATTCAGAACTAGTATAACAAGTCTGAATAgtgactctttttttttttttggacaacaTGCATGAATAATgttagaaaaatgttttaataacaCAACATTATTGATGTA includes:
- the LOC100243912 gene encoding uncharacterized protein LOC100243912 encodes the protein MNATTRKVTQTTNEQGDLETRVDTVECRSSPGQVQETRRAEVVHQPHPGSATTGGVLVDAAAAVANTLQSAKDAVSQK
- the LOC100249066 gene encoding ADP-ribosylation factor 1 isoform X2; the encoded protein is MGLVISRLLKMLFAKREMRILMVGLDAAGKTTILYKLKLGEIVTTIPTIGFNVETVEYKNVSFTVWDVGGQHKIRPLWRHYFQNTQGLIFVVDSNDRERILEAKDELHRMLSEDELRDATLLVFANKQDLPNAMSVSEITDKMGLHSLRQRRWYIQSTCATSGQGLYEGLDWLSSNISSKA
- the LOC100249066 gene encoding ADP-ribosylation factor 1 isoform X1 → MGLVISRLLKMLFAKREMRILMVGLDAAGKTTILYKLKLGEIVTTIPTIGFNVETVEYKNVSFTVWDVGGQHKIRPLWRHYFQNTQGLIFVVDSNDRERILEAKDELHRMLSEDELRDATLLVFANKQDLPNAMSVSEITDKMGLHSLRQRRWYIQSTCATSGQGLYEGLDWLSSNISSKAR